In Pseudomonas lalkuanensis, the following are encoded in one genomic region:
- a CDS encoding toprim domain-containing protein has product MRDALRGELLQRLQVDYGLQAIKGTLYLRKGTCPACGKRELYCRSDAPWTVHCGRESKCGQQWHVKELYEDLFDDWSDRVPATDQQPNATARAYLEFARGFHLELIEGWFSQENFWSRELGEGSATVRFALEKGGYWERLIDRPHRFGKQKARFKPGASYKGVWWCPPCVDLFEVKELWIVEGIFDAIALLHHGIAAVAALSSNAFPEESLKALARNRGGKLPKLVWALDNEPGAHRYTKKWVRQARELGYACDAAQVPQPDSRKLDWNDLHQRWSFESDEEKRADLRHRALEEARHFGALLLAETASEKALLMYEWRERQEFHFGFGQRLYWFKLDLEKFNKAVQALESSDHHDDQLLNNRQMREKALRQSGCVTEIANCYPEALYFQRNEITDESWYYFRVDFPHDGPSVKNTFTGAQVAAASEFKKRLLSMAAGAVFTGSGQQLDKIMKDQLYGLKTVETIDYVGYSKEHGCYVFGDVAVRNGVVNQVNAEDFFEFGKLRLKSLQKSIVIRPERDSKRYDEEWLRLLWTCFGAQGLVGLTFFFTSLFAEQIRGRWQSFPFLEMTGEPGAGKSTLLMFLWKLLGRAGYEGFDPSKSSVAGRSRLMGQVAGMPVVLIEADRNEPDRLHLKSFDWDELKDFYGGGTLRTRGMKTAGNETYEPPFRGTIVISQNAPVSASEAILTRICKLHFVRPTATDESIAAADNLNALDGDQLSHFLLRAVKHEAQVLERFAECLQEHDARLRHMHTRCFACGQPFANADENAACSHCGNRLRGQIRIERIIKNHAQLLASLDCLRLVVKLSEHQVNQTRLCLAAMALERQSAVSADHPAVAEFWEVFEYLESLDDGPVVNHSKNPKLIAINLNEFVQRASEHRQQLADVGTLREVLRNSQSRKFLGASKAVDSAVRSHHALRNPMSARPGTVKCWTFSSL; this is encoded by the coding sequence ATGAGAGACGCACTGCGCGGTGAGCTTCTGCAGCGCCTGCAGGTGGATTACGGCCTGCAGGCGATCAAGGGCACGCTGTACCTGCGCAAGGGCACCTGCCCGGCCTGCGGGAAACGGGAGCTCTACTGCCGGTCAGATGCCCCCTGGACGGTGCACTGCGGCCGCGAGAGCAAGTGCGGCCAGCAGTGGCATGTGAAGGAGCTGTACGAGGACTTGTTCGACGACTGGAGCGACCGGGTACCGGCGACGGACCAGCAACCCAACGCCACCGCCCGCGCCTACCTGGAGTTCGCCCGGGGCTTTCACCTGGAGCTGATCGAGGGCTGGTTCAGCCAGGAGAATTTCTGGTCCCGCGAGCTGGGCGAAGGCTCGGCCACGGTGCGCTTCGCCCTGGAGAAAGGCGGCTATTGGGAACGGCTGATCGACCGGCCCCACCGCTTCGGCAAGCAGAAGGCACGCTTCAAGCCCGGGGCCAGCTACAAGGGCGTGTGGTGGTGCCCGCCGTGCGTGGATCTGTTCGAGGTGAAGGAGCTCTGGATTGTCGAGGGCATCTTCGACGCCATCGCCCTGCTCCACCACGGCATCGCGGCGGTGGCGGCGCTGTCGTCCAACGCCTTTCCGGAAGAGTCCCTCAAGGCCCTGGCACGCAATCGCGGCGGCAAGCTGCCGAAGCTGGTGTGGGCGCTGGACAACGAGCCCGGGGCGCACCGCTACACGAAGAAGTGGGTGCGGCAGGCCCGCGAGTTGGGCTATGCCTGCGACGCCGCGCAAGTCCCGCAGCCCGACAGTCGCAAGCTGGACTGGAATGACCTGCACCAGCGCTGGAGCTTCGAGAGCGACGAGGAGAAACGTGCCGACCTGCGCCACCGCGCCCTCGAGGAGGCCCGCCACTTTGGCGCCCTGCTGCTGGCCGAGACGGCCTCGGAAAAGGCGCTGCTGATGTACGAATGGCGCGAGCGGCAGGAATTCCACTTTGGCTTCGGGCAGCGCCTGTACTGGTTCAAGCTGGACCTGGAGAAGTTCAACAAGGCCGTCCAGGCGCTGGAGAGCAGCGACCATCACGACGACCAACTCCTCAACAATCGCCAGATGCGCGAGAAAGCACTGCGCCAGTCCGGCTGCGTGACCGAGATCGCCAACTGCTACCCGGAAGCACTGTACTTCCAGCGCAACGAGATCACGGACGAGTCCTGGTACTACTTCCGCGTGGACTTCCCCCACGACGGACCGAGCGTGAAGAACACTTTCACCGGCGCCCAGGTAGCAGCGGCCAGCGAGTTCAAGAAGCGCCTGCTGAGCATGGCCGCCGGCGCGGTGTTCACCGGCAGCGGCCAGCAGCTGGACAAGATAATGAAGGACCAGCTCTACGGCCTGAAAACCGTGGAGACCATCGACTACGTGGGCTACAGCAAGGAGCACGGCTGCTATGTGTTCGGCGACGTGGCCGTGCGCAATGGCGTCGTGAACCAGGTAAACGCGGAGGACTTCTTCGAGTTCGGCAAGCTGCGCCTGAAGAGCTTGCAGAAATCCATCGTCATCCGCCCGGAGCGGGATTCGAAACGCTACGACGAGGAGTGGCTACGGCTGCTCTGGACCTGCTTCGGTGCCCAGGGGCTGGTCGGGCTGACCTTCTTCTTCACCTCGCTGTTCGCGGAGCAGATCCGCGGACGATGGCAGTCCTTCCCTTTCCTGGAGATGACGGGCGAGCCAGGCGCCGGCAAATCCACCCTGCTCATGTTCCTCTGGAAGCTGCTGGGCCGCGCCGGTTACGAGGGTTTCGACCCGTCCAAATCCTCCGTGGCCGGGCGCTCCCGCCTGATGGGCCAGGTCGCCGGCATGCCGGTGGTGCTGATCGAGGCCGACCGCAACGAGCCGGACCGGCTGCACCTGAAGTCCTTCGACTGGGACGAGCTGAAGGACTTCTACGGCGGCGGCACGCTGCGAACCCGGGGCATGAAGACCGCCGGCAACGAAACCTATGAGCCACCCTTTCGCGGCACCATCGTCATCAGCCAGAACGCCCCTGTCAGCGCCTCGGAAGCGATCCTCACCCGTATCTGCAAGCTGCACTTCGTGCGCCCCACGGCAACCGACGAGAGCATTGCGGCAGCAGACAACCTCAACGCCCTGGACGGCGATCAGCTGAGCCACTTCCTGCTGCGCGCGGTGAAGCACGAGGCCCAGGTGCTGGAACGCTTCGCCGAGTGCCTGCAGGAGCACGACGCCCGCCTGCGGCACATGCACACGCGCTGTTTTGCCTGCGGCCAGCCCTTCGCCAATGCGGATGAAAACGCCGCCTGTAGCCACTGCGGCAACCGGCTACGAGGGCAAATCCGCATCGAGCGGATCATCAAGAACCACGCCCAGCTCCTGGCCAGCCTGGATTGTCTGCGTCTGGTGGTGAAGCTGAGCGAGCACCAGGTCAACCAGACCCGCCTTTGCCTTGCGGCCATGGCCCTGGAGCGCCAGTCCGCCGTCAGCGCCGATCACCCGGCGGTGGCGGAGTTCTGGGAGGTGTTCGAGTACCTGGAGTCCCTGGACGACGGCCCAGTGGTGAACCACAGCAAGAACCCGAAACTGATCGCCATCAACCTCAACGAATTCGTCCAGCGCGCCAGCGAGCACCGTCAGCAGCTGGCCGACGTCGGCACCCTGCGCGAGGTGCTGCGCAACAGCCAGTCGCGCAAGTTCCTCGGCGCCAGCAAGGCAGTGGACAGCGCCGTGCGCAGCCACCATGCCCTGCGCAACCCGATGTCAGCGCGGCCGGGGACGGTGAAGTGCTGGACGTTCAGCTCGCTCTAG
- a CDS encoding Arm DNA-binding domain-containing protein: MSAGVEVRGNSIRIYFRYEGELCREPIPGAATPANIANAERIVGVIQYEIEAGTFSYARHFPDSTRIQTNTFGHYIDLWLGIKRNQMAASGIRSHESRIEHHVRPRWGHVHADQIDHLDLQVWIQGTLMPKLHNKTVREILSIVRQVFRLYRTRNRSAHDPTDGIVVSLPDSDDPDPFTREEIDLILSTDSDRAQELNLAQFMIWTGPRVSEAISLAWEDVDLVAGTVLFRRARVRSKYKVTKTRRSTREVRLLAPALRALQAQEKLTGNLKPVEIEVTERDNRTIRRQKVRFVFHNGGTGQPYSTSDNLRNGWWKIHLKKAGVRYRGPNQCRHTFASQILSSSVASPEWIADQLGHSSTAMVFKHYAKFISKDGPDIVGMLNRALDL, encoded by the coding sequence ATGTCAGCGGGCGTCGAGGTTCGCGGCAACAGTATCCGCATCTACTTCCGATACGAGGGCGAGCTTTGCCGGGAGCCAATTCCCGGCGCTGCCACACCAGCAAACATTGCCAACGCCGAGCGCATAGTCGGTGTCATTCAGTACGAGATCGAGGCCGGAACGTTCAGCTATGCCCGGCACTTCCCGGATTCGACCAGGATCCAGACCAACACCTTTGGCCACTACATCGACCTCTGGCTGGGCATCAAGCGCAACCAGATGGCTGCCTCGGGCATCCGCAGTCACGAGAGCCGGATCGAGCACCATGTTCGGCCACGCTGGGGCCACGTCCACGCCGACCAGATCGACCATCTGGACCTGCAGGTGTGGATCCAGGGCACGCTGATGCCAAAGCTGCATAACAAGACGGTGCGCGAGATTCTGAGCATCGTCCGGCAGGTCTTCCGTCTCTATCGCACCAGGAACAGATCAGCGCACGACCCAACAGACGGCATCGTGGTATCGCTGCCGGACTCGGACGACCCCGATCCTTTCACCAGGGAGGAGATCGATCTGATTCTTAGCACGGACTCAGATCGCGCCCAGGAGCTGAACCTTGCGCAGTTCATGATCTGGACGGGGCCGAGGGTTTCGGAGGCCATCTCTCTTGCTTGGGAGGACGTGGACCTGGTCGCCGGCACCGTCCTGTTCCGGCGCGCCAGGGTGCGGAGCAAGTACAAGGTCACCAAGACGCGCCGATCGACACGAGAAGTTCGTCTGCTGGCCCCTGCGCTCCGGGCGCTTCAAGCCCAGGAGAAACTGACAGGTAACCTGAAACCGGTAGAGATTGAGGTGACGGAGCGGGACAACCGGACAATCCGGCGACAGAAGGTGCGGTTTGTCTTCCACAACGGCGGTACCGGCCAGCCCTACTCGACTTCGGACAACCTGCGTAATGGCTGGTGGAAGATTCACCTGAAGAAGGCCGGCGTGCGCTACCGCGGGCCGAACCAGTGCCGGCACACCTTCGCCAGCCAGATCCTCAGCAGCAGTGTGGCCTCACCCGAGTGGATCGCCGACCAGCTGGGGCACAGCTCCACGGCCATGGTCTTCAAGCACTACGCCAAATTCATCAGCAAGGACGGCCCCGACATCGTGGGCATGCTGAACCGCGCGCTGGACCTCTGA
- a CDS encoding Bax inhibitor-1/YccA family protein → MNEQNYALNPAQAEQLEVSRVLRNTYGLLALTLAFSGLVAYVAQQMRVPYPSIFVVLIGFYGLFFLTVKLRDSAWGLVSTFALTGFMGYTLGPILNMYLGMPNGGEVVSSAFAMTALVFFGLSAYVLTTRKDMSFLGGFITAGFFVLIGAMLVSLFFNISGLQLAISAGFVVFSSVCILFQTSAIIHGGERNYIMATISLYVSIYNLFISLLQLVGVFSSDD, encoded by the coding sequence ATGAACGAACAGAACTATGCCCTCAACCCTGCGCAGGCGGAGCAGCTGGAAGTCAGCCGCGTCCTTCGCAATACCTACGGGCTCCTGGCCCTGACGCTGGCGTTCAGCGGCCTGGTCGCCTACGTCGCACAGCAGATGCGCGTGCCCTACCCCAGCATCTTCGTCGTACTGATCGGTTTCTACGGACTGTTCTTCCTGACCGTGAAGCTGCGCGATTCTGCCTGGGGCCTGGTATCCACCTTCGCCCTGACGGGCTTCATGGGCTACACCCTGGGCCCGATCCTCAACATGTACCTCGGCATGCCCAACGGCGGCGAGGTGGTGAGCTCGGCCTTCGCCATGACCGCCCTGGTATTCTTCGGTCTGTCCGCTTACGTGCTGACCACCCGCAAGGACATGAGCTTCCTTGGCGGCTTCATCACCGCGGGCTTCTTCGTGCTGATCGGCGCCATGCTGGTCAGCCTCTTCTTCAACATCAGCGGTCTGCAGTTGGCGATCAGCGCCGGCTTCGTGGTGTTCTCGTCGGTCTGCATCCTCTTCCAGACTAGCGCCATCATCCATGGCGGCGAGCGCAACTACATCATGGCCACCATCAGCCTGTACGTATCCATCTACAACCTGTTCATCAGCCTGCTGCAACTGGTTGGCGTATTCAGCAGCGACGATTGA
- the tusD gene encoding sulfurtransferase complex subunit TusD, producing MKFAIALFAPPHAPSSRRALRFAEACLAGGHEIVRLFFYQDGVHSASVNVVAPQDEPNLSAEWSDFVHKHKLDGVVCIAAALRRGVLNQEEARRYERPAANLAEGWELSGLGQLHEAAQMADRLVSFGGN from the coding sequence ATGAAATTCGCCATTGCCCTGTTCGCCCCACCCCACGCGCCTTCCTCCCGTCGCGCCCTGCGCTTTGCGGAAGCGTGCCTGGCCGGCGGCCATGAAATTGTCCGCCTGTTCTTCTATCAGGACGGCGTACACAGCGCCTCCGTCAATGTCGTCGCCCCTCAGGACGAGCCGAACCTCTCCGCGGAATGGAGTGATTTCGTGCACAAGCACAAGCTGGACGGCGTCGTCTGCATCGCCGCGGCGTTGCGCCGCGGCGTGTTGAATCAGGAAGAGGCACGACGCTACGAGCGCCCGGCCGCCAACCTGGCCGAGGGCTGGGAGCTTTCCGGTCTGGGCCAGTTGCACGAAGCGGCGCAGATGGCCGATCGACTGGTCAGCTTTGGAGGCAATTGA
- the tusC gene encoding sulfurtransferase complex subunit TusC — protein MKSMLIISRQGPWSGPGAREALDIALAGGAFDLPLGLLFLDDGVFQLVANQHPTSLEQKDLTANLQALPLFGVESLYASARSLQERGLEGATLKLAVEVLDDSALTALIDRYDQVLTL, from the coding sequence ATGAAGTCCATGCTGATCATCAGCCGCCAGGGTCCGTGGAGCGGTCCGGGCGCCCGCGAGGCCCTGGATATTGCCCTCGCCGGCGGCGCCTTCGATCTACCCCTTGGCTTGCTGTTCCTGGATGACGGCGTGTTCCAGCTCGTCGCCAACCAGCACCCAACTTCGCTTGAGCAAAAGGACCTGACCGCCAACCTCCAGGCCCTGCCGCTGTTTGGCGTGGAGTCGCTCTACGCCTCTGCACGCAGCCTGCAGGAGCGTGGACTGGAAGGCGCTACCCTGAAACTCGCGGTGGAAGTTCTCGACGACAGCGCCCTGACTGCCCTTATCGACCGCTACGACCAGGTGCTCACTCTCTGA
- the tusB gene encoding sulfurtransferase complex subunit TusB, with the protein MATLHILSHSPFTDSRLGSCLRLLGPDDGLLLSGEAVYALQPGSVARQALELMPESIALHALAEDLEARALTDLPSRLSAVDYPAFVELCCRYDKVNSWI; encoded by the coding sequence ATGGCCACGCTGCATATCCTTTCCCACTCCCCGTTCACCGACAGCCGCCTCGGTAGCTGCCTTCGACTGCTGGGACCCGATGATGGCCTGCTGCTCAGCGGCGAAGCGGTCTACGCCCTGCAGCCAGGCAGCGTGGCCCGTCAGGCCCTGGAACTGATGCCCGAATCGATTGCCTTGCACGCGCTTGCCGAAGACCTCGAGGCCCGTGCACTGACTGACCTGCCCTCGCGCCTGAGCGCAGTGGACTACCCGGCGTTCGTCGAGCTGTGCTGCCGCTACGACAAGGTGAACAGCTGGATATGA
- a CDS encoding TusE/DsrC/DsvC family sulfur relay protein has product MSELLIDGRSIPLDKDGYLQELADWSPAVATALAVREELELQPEHWEILELLRGFYAEFQLSPANRPLVKYVAQKLGPDKGNSLHLNRLFKGAPAKLAAKLAGLPKPTNCL; this is encoded by the coding sequence ATGAGCGAACTTCTGATCGACGGCCGCAGCATCCCGCTGGACAAGGATGGCTACCTCCAGGAACTGGCCGACTGGAGCCCGGCGGTCGCCACCGCGCTGGCGGTGCGCGAAGAGCTGGAGTTGCAGCCTGAACACTGGGAAATCCTTGAGCTGCTTCGCGGCTTCTATGCCGAATTCCAGCTCTCCCCGGCCAACCGCCCGCTGGTCAAATACGTGGCGCAGAAGCTCGGCCCTGACAAGGGTAACAGCCTGCACCTGAACCGCCTGTTCAAGGGCGCACCGGCCAAGCTTGCTGCCAAGCTCGCCGGACTGCCGAAGCCGACCAATTGCCTATGA
- a CDS encoding glycosyl transferase family protein, whose protein sequence is MNLVTPPEHPFAQFVRILGKGKRGARNMTREEAREAMGMLLDGEVEDTQLGAFLMLLRHKEENAEELAGFTEAFRQRNQAPAIAVDLDWPSYAGKKRHLPWYLLAAKALADSGIRILLHGGGAHTAGRLYSEQLLELLDIPLCQNWEQVATALDERQLAFIPLGAWAPQLQRMIDLRNTLGLRSPIHSLARILNPLSARCGLQSIFHPGYQAEHREASRLLGDHAIVIKGEGGEIEANPDAACHLYGTTDGEAWDEEWPALSPLRHVKPESLDATQLVRVWRGECEDEYGRLAIRTTLALALRGLGTEREQAFAEAERIWEARNSSN, encoded by the coding sequence ATGAATCTCGTCACACCACCTGAACATCCCTTCGCCCAGTTCGTACGGATACTCGGTAAAGGCAAGCGCGGCGCCCGCAATATGACCCGCGAGGAAGCGCGCGAAGCCATGGGCATGCTTCTGGACGGCGAAGTGGAGGACACCCAGCTTGGTGCCTTCCTCATGTTGCTGCGCCACAAGGAAGAGAACGCCGAGGAACTGGCCGGTTTCACCGAAGCGTTCCGGCAGCGCAACCAGGCGCCGGCCATCGCCGTCGACCTGGACTGGCCAAGCTACGCCGGCAAGAAGCGCCACCTGCCCTGGTACCTGCTGGCCGCGAAGGCCCTGGCCGACAGCGGCATACGCATCCTGCTGCACGGCGGCGGCGCCCATACCGCCGGGCGGCTCTACAGCGAGCAACTGCTGGAGCTGCTGGATATTCCCCTGTGCCAGAACTGGGAACAGGTCGCCACTGCTCTCGACGAGCGCCAACTGGCCTTCATTCCCCTGGGAGCCTGGGCGCCGCAACTGCAGCGAATGATCGACCTGCGCAACACCCTAGGCCTGCGCTCTCCCATCCACTCCCTGGCACGCATCCTCAATCCGCTCAGCGCCCGCTGTGGCCTGCAGAGCATCTTCCATCCCGGCTACCAGGCGGAACACCGCGAGGCCAGCAGGCTCCTGGGTGACCACGCTATCGTCATCAAGGGCGAAGGCGGCGAGATCGAAGCCAACCCTGACGCCGCCTGCCATCTCTATGGCACGACCGACGGTGAAGCGTGGGATGAAGAATGGCCCGCACTTTCCCCCTTGCGTCATGTGAAGCCGGAAAGCCTCGATGCCACCCAACTCGTCCGCGTCTGGCGCGGTGAATGCGAGGATGAATACGGCCGACTGGCGATTCGAACCACTCTCGCCCTGGCCTTGCGCGGACTCGGCACGGAGCGCGAGCAGGCCTTTGCAGAAGCAGAGCGCATCTGGGAAGCACGCAACTCATCGAACTGA
- a CDS encoding glutathione S-transferase family protein, which yields MGLLIDGKWQDKWYDTAKDGRFQRESARRRNWITTDGSPGPSGIGSFPAEAGRYHLYVSLACPWAHRTLIFRKLKGLESLIDVSVVSWLMREQGWTFDPQFGSTGDKLDGLAYLHQRYTQDTADYSGRVTVPLLWDKQNGRIVSNESSEIIRMFNSAFDHLTGNRLDFYPDSLRAGIDELNERIYPAINNGVYRAGFATSQEAYEEAFHTLFDELDQLDALLETRRYLTGERITEADWRLFTTLIRFDAVYHGHFKCNLRRLEDYPNLSGWLRELYQWPGVAETVNFTHIKHHYYASHRTINPTGVVPLGPVQDFNRPHGREHLKALSVAEKDQAPA from the coding sequence ATGGGCCTGTTGATCGATGGGAAATGGCAAGACAAGTGGTACGACACCGCCAAGGATGGCCGCTTCCAGCGTGAAAGCGCGCGACGACGCAACTGGATCACCACCGATGGTTCACCGGGCCCTTCGGGCATAGGCAGCTTCCCCGCTGAAGCCGGCCGCTATCACCTCTATGTATCCCTGGCGTGCCCCTGGGCACACCGCACCCTGATCTTCCGCAAGCTGAAAGGCCTGGAATCGCTAATCGACGTATCGGTAGTGAGCTGGCTGATGCGAGAACAGGGCTGGACTTTCGACCCGCAGTTCGGCTCCACCGGCGACAAGCTGGATGGACTGGCCTACCTGCACCAGCGCTATACGCAGGACACCGCCGACTACAGCGGCCGGGTTACCGTGCCCTTACTCTGGGACAAGCAAAACGGACGCATCGTCAGCAACGAGTCGTCCGAGATCATCCGGATGTTCAACAGCGCCTTCGATCACCTCACCGGCAACCGTCTCGATTTCTACCCGGACTCGCTGCGAGCGGGGATAGATGAACTCAACGAGCGCATCTATCCGGCGATCAACAATGGCGTGTATCGCGCCGGCTTCGCCACCTCCCAGGAAGCCTATGAGGAAGCCTTCCACACCCTCTTCGACGAACTGGATCAGTTGGATGCACTGCTGGAAACACGTCGCTACCTGACAGGCGAACGGATCACCGAAGCGGACTGGCGCCTCTTCACCACCCTGATCCGCTTCGATGCGGTGTACCACGGACACTTCAAGTGCAACCTACGGCGCCTGGAGGACTACCCCAATCTTTCAGGCTGGCTGCGAGAGCTGTACCAATGGCCAGGTGTGGCGGAGACGGTGAACTTCACCCATATCAAGCACCACTATTACGCCAGCCATCGCACCATCAATCCCACGGGCGTGGTGCCGCTAGGGCCAGTGCAGGACTTCAATCGACCCCATGGCCGCGAGCACCTGAAGGCCCTGTCGGTCGCGGAGAAGGATCAGGCTCCGGCCTGA
- the cysG gene encoding siroheme synthase CysG, translating to MDFLPLFHNLQGRQVLVVGGGEVALRKARLLADAGARLRVVAPQIDAQLQEMVEQGGGESLLRGYREADLDACVLVIAASDDQQLNAEISAQSQARGIPVNVVDAPKLCSVIFPAIVDRSPLIVAVSSAGDAPVLARLIRAKIETWIPAAYGQLAGLAKKFRDQVKTLFPDVQQRRVFWEEVFQGPVAERMLAGQGAEAERLLAERVAGGVPRVLGEVYLVGAGPGDPDLLTFRALRLMQQADVVLYDRLVAAPIIELCRRDAERIYVGKRRADHAVPQDEINRLLIEQAKLGKRVLRLKGGDPFIFGRGGEEIEELAANGIPFQVVPGITAASGCSTYAGIPLTHRDYAQSVRFVTGHLKDGSCDLPWSDLVAPGQTLVFYMGLVGLPVICEQLIKHGRAAETPAALIQQGTTSRQRVFTGTLANLPQLVAEHEVHAPTLVIVGEVVTLRDKLAWFEGDQAGA from the coding sequence ATGGATTTCCTCCCACTGTTCCACAATCTTCAAGGGCGCCAGGTGCTCGTTGTAGGTGGGGGCGAAGTGGCCCTGCGCAAGGCACGCTTGCTGGCGGATGCCGGTGCGCGGCTGCGAGTGGTTGCGCCACAGATCGACGCACAGCTGCAGGAAATGGTGGAGCAGGGAGGTGGCGAGTCCCTTTTGCGGGGTTACCGGGAGGCGGATCTGGATGCCTGCGTGCTGGTCATTGCTGCCAGTGACGATCAGCAGCTGAACGCCGAGATTTCGGCTCAGTCCCAGGCGCGTGGCATTCCGGTCAATGTCGTGGACGCGCCGAAGCTGTGCAGCGTGATCTTCCCGGCCATCGTTGATCGTTCGCCCTTGATCGTCGCCGTTTCCAGTGCCGGCGATGCTCCGGTGCTGGCTCGGTTGATTCGCGCCAAGATCGAAACCTGGATTCCCGCTGCCTATGGCCAGTTGGCTGGCCTGGCGAAGAAATTCCGTGACCAGGTAAAGACCCTGTTCCCGGATGTGCAGCAGCGCCGGGTGTTCTGGGAGGAGGTGTTCCAGGGTCCGGTGGCCGAGCGCATGTTGGCTGGACAAGGTGCCGAGGCCGAGCGCCTCCTGGCCGAACGGGTCGCCGGCGGCGTCCCCAGGGTTTTGGGTGAGGTCTATCTGGTGGGTGCCGGGCCGGGTGATCCTGACCTGCTGACTTTCCGTGCCCTGCGCCTGATGCAACAGGCGGATGTGGTGCTTTACGACCGGTTGGTGGCAGCGCCAATCATCGAACTTTGCCGTCGTGACGCCGAGCGCATTTACGTAGGCAAGCGCCGGGCCGATCATGCCGTGCCGCAGGATGAGATCAACCGTCTGCTGATCGAGCAGGCCAAGCTGGGCAAGCGGGTGTTGCGCCTGAAGGGCGGGGACCCGTTTATCTTCGGCCGTGGCGGCGAGGAAATCGAAGAGTTGGCGGCCAATGGAATTCCCTTCCAGGTCGTGCCCGGTATCACTGCCGCTTCGGGCTGCTCTACCTATGCCGGTATTCCGCTGACCCATCGCGACTATGCGCAGTCGGTGCGCTTCGTCACTGGCCACCTGAAGGATGGAAGCTGTGATCTGCCTTGGAGTGATCTTGTTGCGCCGGGACAGACCCTGGTGTTCTACATGGGGCTGGTCGGTCTGCCGGTAATCTGCGAGCAGCTGATCAAGCACGGTCGCGCTGCTGAAACGCCGGCGGCGCTGATACAGCAAGGCACCACCAGTCGCCAGCGGGTGTTCACCGGCACCCTGGCCAACTTGCCACAACTGGTGGCGGAGCACGAAGTCCACGCGCCCACCCTGGTGATCGTGGGTGAGGTCGTGACCCTGCGCGACAAGCTGGCCTGGTTCGAAGGTGATCAGGCCGGAGCCTGA